A window from Actinomycetospora corticicola encodes these proteins:
- a CDS encoding sortase domain-containing protein translates to MSPSRRRVAAGVRPLLGAVLGAVLLLAACSGPVPTTGGAPAAVGTAPGPVDGSAPVSVRVPAIGVERDDVQRLGLAGDGTAEVPADFARVGWFDGAAGRGPTVLLGHVDSRSGPAVFYRLRDLRPGDVVEVGRADGTLARYAVTRSEQVAKDRFPTFAVFGATADDVVRLVTCAGSFDRGARSYTDNLVVHTVRI, encoded by the coding sequence GTGAGCCCGTCCCGACGACGGGTCGCGGCGGGCGTCCGGCCGCTCCTCGGTGCGGTGCTCGGAGCGGTGCTGCTCCTCGCGGCCTGTTCCGGCCCGGTCCCGACGACGGGTGGTGCCCCAGCCGCCGTCGGGACGGCCCCGGGGCCCGTCGACGGGTCCGCGCCCGTGTCGGTGCGGGTGCCCGCCATCGGGGTGGAGCGCGACGACGTGCAGCGCCTCGGCCTCGCCGGGGACGGCACGGCGGAGGTCCCGGCCGACTTCGCCCGCGTCGGCTGGTTCGACGGCGCGGCCGGTCGTGGGCCGACCGTGCTGCTCGGGCACGTCGACTCCCGCTCCGGGCCCGCCGTGTTCTACCGCCTGCGCGACCTGCGGCCCGGGGACGTCGTCGAGGTGGGCCGGGCCGACGGCACCCTCGCCCGCTACGCGGTGACCCGGAGCGAGCAGGTGGCGAAGGACCGGTTCCCGACGTTCGCGGTCTTCGGCGCCACCGCCGACGACGTGGTGCGCCTGGTGACGTGTGCCGGGTCCTTCGACCGGGGCGCGCGCAGCTACACCGACAACCTCGTCGTGCACACGGTCCGCATCTGA